In Deltaproteobacteria bacterium, the sequence AAAACCTGATAGATATATTGACCCTTAAACTGGAACGACTACGAATCTTTCAGGATGAACCTTTGCAACAAACATTATTTTAATCGGACAGTAGTGATACGATAAACAGAACAGTTCTCTTTATCTGCGATTACATCAACCTACGGGGCAGACATTAAAAACCATTCGGCTTTTTTTGGCTGTATTTTATGATTGCAATATTCGGGCTAAATAATGTATCCTTACAGTAAGGAGGTAAGGAAATATGCTTGCAAAGAAGACATCCAAAAACCAGATAACCCTGCCGAAGGAGGTCGTCAAGTCGTTCCCTGATGCCGAATACTTTGATGTTTCGGTAAAGGAAAGAAGGATAATTCTTATGCCGGTCAGGATAACCCCTGCTGATGCGGCGCTTGAAGGCATAAGGGACAAACTGAAAAAACTTGGCGTTACCGAAGATGTTGTTGACGAGGCAGTCAAATGGGCAAGAAAGAAAAAGCGGCAGTCAAGATAGTCCTTGATACTAATATTCTCATATCATCTCTGCTGTTTAAAGGCGAACTTGCAAAAGTCGCAGACCTTTGGAAAAAGGGCAAGATTATCCCTGTTTTCTCCAAAAATACCTTTGACGAGTTTAAGACCGTTCTTGAATATCCGAAATTTTCCCTGACAGCGCAGGAGATGAAGGTGATTATTGAGGAAGAAGTCCTGCCTTTTTTTGAAGTAATTGAAGTTGCGGATAAAATCAGAGGAATATGCAGGGATGCCGATGATGATAAATTTATTGGCTGTGCCGTATCTGCATCAGCGGATTTTATTGTTACAGGAGACAAGGATTTGCTGGATATAGGCAGATACAAGCCTGCCTGTGACGAGGCAGACAGGTCTGTCAAGATTTTAAGCGCCTCTAGTTTTTTAAGGATATTTAAGAGCGAGTAAGATATGAAAGAATTGGATGGTTGTTCTCTTTATGTGCGATTTTGTCAACCTGGAATTAACTTCAAGGGATAAGAAGCCTGTTAGATCACGAATGACGACTTCTCCATCTGGTATCTTATATGTATTCCTTGCATGTCTACGAAGAACGGAACGAAAAGATCGACATAAAGAGTTAGCCCTTCGCTGTTTTGTGGCAAGGGGTCTAAATCCAAAATCTAAGACAGTCATTGGATTGGCAACAGAGCGGTATAAAGAGAAAGCAGGATTTTCATTAGATGCTTTATGTCTGAAAAAAACGGATTGGACTGAAGAAGATCAAAAGAAACTCGTATATCTTCAAAATGAGTTAGGTTATTTCAAAGCACCAGTTCAGTCAATTGGAAGTGAGAATGAATATCCGGTAGCC encodes:
- a CDS encoding AbrB/MazE/SpoVT family DNA-binding domain-containing protein yields the protein MLAKKTSKNQITLPKEVVKSFPDAEYFDVSVKERRIILMPVRITPADAALEGIRDKLKKLGVTEDVVDEAVKWARKKKRQSR
- a CDS encoding putative toxin-antitoxin system toxin component, PIN family, encoding MGKKEKAAVKIVLDTNILISSLLFKGELAKVADLWKKGKIIPVFSKNTFDEFKTVLEYPKFSLTAQEMKVIIEEEVLPFFEVIEVADKIRGICRDADDDKFIGCAVSASADFIVTGDKDLLDIGRYKPACDEADRSVKILSASSFLRIFKSE